One Spinacia oleracea cultivar Varoflay chromosome 4, BTI_SOV_V1, whole genome shotgun sequence DNA segment encodes these proteins:
- the LOC130459384 gene encoding vacuolar protein sorting-associated protein 41 homolog: protein MGKLALVALALNPAYRFLSAVKSWLRSVYYALTILSEIEPQLRASLMTDNLKEAVAELYVRTGQNEKAFSFFADLLKSKVFDFIERHSLHAAVCEKVVQLMMLDTKRATSLLIQQRELITPSDVVSQLLKGWR from the exons ATGGGAAAG CTTGCCCTTGTGGCTCTTGCATTGAATCCTGCATACCGTTTCTTATCAGCTGTGAAGTCTTGGTTGCGATCAGTTTACTATGCCTTGACTATTTTGTCAGAGATTGAGCCTCAACTTAGAGCTTCCTTGATGACCGACAACCTGAAGGAG GCAGTGGCAGAGTTATACGTGAGAACCGGGCAAAACGAGAAAGCATTTTCATTCTTTGCTGAT CTTTTGAAATCAAAAGTTTTCGACTTCATTGAGAGACATAGCTTGCATGCCGCGGTTTGTGAAAAG GTTGTCCAGTTGATGATGCTTGACACCAAACGTGCAACATCCTTGCTGATCCAACAAAGGGAGCTGATTACCCCATCCGATGTAGTGTCACAGCTTCTAAAAGGCTGGAGATAA